In one window of Leptospira sp. WS92.C1 DNA:
- a CDS encoding dual specificity protein phosphatase family protein, whose translation MPIPKAILFTQCLQNDFTALLEKYDSPPNALHVGYQEAKRLLGEMIEYGPVYSLIEWAYSTNTDDLWIIHIRDWHDPVQDSQKEHLQQFGPHCIKDTKGAEFVFESWIQGKQDRHQIINASGLNDFVDTSLEKILNQFKEHPLKIGIAGVWTEAKVQFLAYDIRTRYPKWEIAVCPALTASSSLGMHFIALDQMKEILGVQVFPSIGAFTSFLNGTVPNLEKRITHSRISADHFRYEGNYKINETDERLLLYLFRDCKEVEYKCLDGGFSGNVVLKSKSTDHIGHNQVPSVIKIGPRDSIARERIAFERIEEVLGNNAPSIVDFAELEGRGAIKYRYAAMLEGNVRTFQKNYESSENIPELKAILDTVFLKQLGKLYEAASHEKLNLLEYYDFQSKYATGVRKRVESILGKPAIGDRMEIERGIIVPNVCKFYEEDLLSMREYSAVPHYTSYVHGDLNGANIILDAQNNVWLIDFFHTHKGHILKDLIKLENDILFIFTKIQNLEEWKEAIKLSDELLKISDLGVPIPERPKKTWKYPQINKAYSVIAHLRSYYPSLIRMDRDPYQLHAAALRYAMHTLSFDESNDWQKKWALYAGAICVTGIRDYIQRSKILRIDYLKSDEKDSNLSQIGLTILPGRKDRDRNLEEDIATISNDGITHVLCLLTENEFLEYGVKDLRKKYQSKGLNVYHFPILDQMAPLTKQILPVLKWMDQALFQNGKLLIHCVGGLGRSGTLAAAYTIWKKRISAQEAISFVRESRSERAIESRVQEEFLSNFEIEILNS comes from the coding sequence ATGCCAATCCCGAAAGCAATCCTATTCACCCAATGTCTTCAAAACGATTTTACCGCCCTTTTGGAAAAATACGATTCTCCTCCAAACGCACTTCACGTCGGCTATCAGGAGGCGAAACGTTTATTGGGCGAAATGATAGAATACGGACCCGTATATTCTCTCATCGAATGGGCTTATTCTACAAATACGGATGATCTGTGGATTATCCATATTAGGGACTGGCACGATCCCGTGCAAGATTCACAAAAAGAACATCTGCAGCAATTCGGGCCGCATTGTATCAAAGATACGAAAGGAGCGGAGTTCGTTTTCGAATCTTGGATCCAAGGTAAACAGGATCGACATCAAATCATAAACGCTTCCGGTTTGAACGACTTCGTAGACACGTCGCTCGAAAAAATTCTAAACCAGTTCAAGGAACACCCTCTAAAAATCGGAATCGCAGGAGTTTGGACGGAGGCAAAGGTTCAATTTCTCGCGTATGATATCAGAACACGTTATCCGAAATGGGAAATTGCCGTTTGCCCCGCTCTAACCGCCTCCTCTTCGCTTGGAATGCATTTTATCGCTTTGGATCAAATGAAGGAAATTCTCGGCGTTCAGGTTTTTCCTTCCATCGGAGCCTTTACTTCCTTTTTAAACGGAACCGTTCCAAATCTGGAAAAGCGTATCACTCATTCCAGAATTTCGGCAGATCATTTTCGTTATGAAGGGAATTATAAAATAAACGAAACGGATGAGAGACTTCTTCTGTATCTGTTTAGAGATTGCAAAGAGGTGGAATACAAATGTTTGGACGGCGGTTTTTCGGGAAACGTGGTTTTAAAATCAAAATCCACGGATCATATCGGACACAATCAAGTTCCTTCCGTGATCAAAATCGGACCTAGGGACTCGATCGCGAGGGAAAGGATTGCATTTGAAAGAATCGAAGAGGTGTTAGGAAACAACGCCCCTTCGATCGTAGATTTCGCCGAACTCGAAGGACGGGGTGCGATTAAATACCGTTATGCGGCCATGTTGGAAGGAAACGTCCGCACTTTTCAAAAAAATTACGAAAGTTCCGAAAACATACCCGAGCTCAAAGCCATATTGGATACCGTATTTTTAAAACAACTGGGAAAATTATACGAAGCCGCCTCTCATGAAAAACTAAATTTATTAGAATATTATGATTTTCAATCAAAGTATGCAACCGGGGTCAGAAAAAGGGTGGAATCGATCTTGGGAAAACCCGCGATCGGAGATAGGATGGAAATCGAACGGGGTATCATTGTGCCGAATGTTTGCAAATTTTACGAGGAAGATCTTTTATCCATGAGGGAATATTCCGCAGTTCCGCATTACACGTCCTATGTTCACGGGGATCTCAACGGCGCCAATATCATTCTCGACGCCCAAAACAATGTTTGGCTGATCGATTTCTTTCACACTCACAAGGGTCATATTTTAAAAGATCTGATCAAATTGGAAAACGACATCCTGTTTATTTTCACAAAGATACAAAATTTGGAAGAATGGAAAGAAGCGATCAAGCTGAGCGACGAACTTCTCAAGATCTCCGACCTTGGAGTTCCAATTCCCGAGCGCCCGAAAAAGACTTGGAAATATCCTCAGATCAACAAAGCATATTCCGTCATCGCACATCTACGTTCTTATTATCCTTCTTTGATTCGTATGGATAGAGATCCATATCAACTACACGCGGCCGCTCTTCGATACGCGATGCATACTCTTTCTTTTGACGAGTCAAATGATTGGCAAAAAAAATGGGCTTTGTATGCGGGAGCGATTTGTGTCACCGGAATTCGAGACTACATCCAAAGATCCAAAATTTTAAGAATCGATTATCTGAAATCGGATGAAAAAGATTCCAACCTATCGCAAATCGGGCTTACCATTCTTCCGGGAAGAAAGGACAGAGATCGAAATTTAGAGGAGGATATCGCTACAATTTCCAACGATGGAATCACTCATGTCCTCTGTCTTCTTACCGAAAATGAGTTCTTAGAATACGGGGTCAAAGATCTCCGAAAAAAATATCAATCCAAGGGATTGAACGTATATCACTTTCCGATCTTGGATCAAATGGCTCCGCTTACCAAACAAATTCTTCCCGTTTTGAAATGGATGGATCAGGCTCTTTTTCAAAATGGAAAATTACTCATTCATTGTGTGGGCGGTTTAGGAAGATCCGGAACTCTTGCAGCGGCTTATACAATTTGGAAAAAAAGAATCAGCGCGCAAGAAGCCATTTCTTTTGTGAGAGAATCCAGAAGTGAAAGAGCGATCGAATCCAGAGTTCAGGAAGAATTTCTTTCCAACTTTGAAATCGAAATTCTCAACTCATAA
- a CDS encoding 7TM diverse intracellular signaling domain-containing protein gives MILVKRFQKSILISLGLFLMLNHCLPETSGPPISASTGEIDLSSWNFESYGPIALQGDWIFDWNKFSETPEKDPSKIRTIPVPKAWTRIQSPDGTNYPGTGIATYYLKVILPENKEQRKLALLAETSETAYEIWIDENKIGSHGIPGKTADTSKPEWNVRVLPFQIQKNEFQIRIPFSNFYHARGGLTARLLLGNEDQIIRLRERRMVVDVFLFGFLAAMALYHFTLYFLRKKDVALLYFGILCFVFCFRELSTGQNLIQVIFPGISYLLHMRIVYLSFYLIPPIATAFLRALFPDELKKEIQYVIVFIASIFSLIVISQDPVLFTGTIEYYYVFTFLCFAFGFYVLTLALLRKKSGSISILIGLFLFFLAYSQDIFYNKRIIPTFILAPFGLLALIFSEAYILAKRYSLAFGAVEDMSESLKKVNSSYGLFVPRELLKILNKHDILDIKLGDTVEEEMSLLYNEIRAFSDLSEKMKGKENLEFINSFLGKVGPIIREREGFIDKYFGEAFLALFPPEPENALESAIEIQRILREFNRERIANGKDPIRSGSGIHTGPILLGTIGEAERMESTVISSSVSVASKIGQLSRTYESSLLITDSTLFRLTNSSKYYYRVIDRIQIRDHRSVYTVLEVFNGLSDHLIDSYMNTREEFERGILMYREKHFEEACVVFNRILEKNRADQAARVYLEKSVHNCRFGVPENWQGVTVLED, from the coding sequence ATGATTCTCGTGAAACGTTTTCAAAAGAGCATTTTGATTTCTCTCGGACTGTTTCTTATGTTGAATCATTGTCTTCCTGAGACATCGGGTCCGCCGATCTCGGCCTCTACTGGAGAGATCGATCTTTCTTCTTGGAATTTTGAATCGTATGGACCGATCGCGTTGCAAGGAGATTGGATCTTTGATTGGAACAAATTTTCCGAAACTCCGGAAAAGGATCCTTCTAAAATTCGAACCATACCAGTTCCTAAGGCCTGGACTCGGATCCAAAGCCCGGACGGAACGAATTACCCCGGGACCGGAATTGCAACGTATTATCTAAAGGTAATCTTACCGGAAAACAAAGAGCAAAGAAAGCTCGCGTTGCTTGCGGAAACTTCGGAGACGGCTTACGAAATTTGGATCGATGAAAATAAAATAGGATCTCACGGAATTCCCGGAAAAACGGCGGATACTTCCAAACCGGAATGGAACGTAAGGGTGTTACCGTTTCAGATCCAGAAGAATGAATTTCAAATTCGAATTCCTTTCTCTAATTTTTACCACGCGCGAGGCGGACTGACCGCACGTTTGCTTCTTGGAAACGAAGATCAAATCATTCGGTTGAGAGAAAGAAGAATGGTGGTGGACGTTTTTCTTTTCGGTTTTCTCGCAGCGATGGCCTTATATCATTTTACTCTTTATTTTTTAAGGAAGAAAGACGTCGCCCTTTTGTATTTTGGAATTCTTTGTTTTGTTTTTTGTTTTAGAGAGCTTAGCACGGGACAGAATTTGATCCAGGTTATTTTTCCGGGAATTTCCTATCTTCTTCATATGAGAATCGTCTATCTCAGTTTTTATCTGATCCCTCCGATCGCCACCGCATTTTTAAGGGCACTTTTTCCGGACGAACTGAAAAAGGAAATTCAGTACGTAATTGTGTTTATCGCTTCCATTTTTTCTTTGATCGTAATTTCCCAGGATCCTGTTTTATTTACGGGAACCATCGAATACTACTATGTATTTACGTTTCTTTGTTTTGCCTTCGGATTTTACGTTCTTACCCTCGCATTGTTGAGAAAAAAATCCGGTTCCATTTCCATACTGATAGGATTGTTTTTGTTTTTTCTCGCATACAGTCAGGATATCTTTTACAATAAAAGAATCATTCCCACTTTTATCCTGGCGCCGTTCGGATTGCTCGCTTTGATTTTTTCGGAGGCGTATATTTTGGCAAAACGATATTCTCTCGCTTTCGGTGCCGTCGAGGATATGTCCGAAAGTCTTAAAAAAGTGAATTCATCATACGGATTATTTGTCCCAAGAGAGCTGTTAAAAATATTAAATAAACATGATATTCTGGATATAAAACTCGGAGATACGGTGGAAGAAGAAATGAGTCTTCTCTACAACGAGATCCGGGCGTTTTCCGATTTATCGGAAAAGATGAAGGGCAAAGAGAATTTGGAATTTATCAATTCGTTTTTGGGAAAGGTCGGACCGATCATTCGAGAAAGAGAAGGATTTATCGATAAGTATTTTGGAGAAGCTTTCTTGGCTCTTTTTCCACCCGAGCCCGAAAACGCTCTTGAAAGCGCGATAGAAATCCAAAGGATACTGAGGGAATTCAATCGAGAGAGGATTGCAAATGGAAAAGATCCGATTCGATCGGGGAGCGGAATCCATACCGGTCCGATTCTTTTAGGAACGATCGGAGAAGCGGAAAGAATGGAAAGTACCGTCATTTCTTCTTCCGTCAGCGTTGCATCTAAAATCGGACAACTCAGCAGAACGTATGAATCTTCTTTATTGATCACCGATTCCACTCTATTTCGCTTAACAAATTCCTCCAAATACTATTACAGAGTGATAGATCGGATTCAAATTCGGGATCATAGAAGTGTTTATACCGTATTAGAAGTGTTTAACGGACTTTCTGATCATCTAATCGATTCTTATATGAATACTCGGGAGGAATTTGAACGCGGAATTTTGATGTATCGTGAAAAACATTTCGAGGAAGCCTGTGTCGTTTTCAATCGGATCCTGGAAAAAAATCGAGCCGATCAGGCCGCGAGAGTTTACTTGGAAAAATCGGTTCATAACTGTAGATTCGGAGTACCGGAAAATTGGCAGGGTGTGACCGTATTGGAGGACTGA
- a CDS encoding adenylate/guanylate cyclase domain-containing protein, with translation MKPQRILFCCFVFFILSCNWTISVSLPKAEKGILNLSDWDFDQNGPVLLEGEFRFLWKNFSNEPWTENSPFATVPKSWVKLTDSEGNHFPSEGYATYFLKIRLPESSLGQELALQSDISETAYEVYINSKKIGSIGKIATNAENSKPEWNKKIFSFSSTEREIVLKILISNFHHARGGLTGKFFLGKSSSVQSIREKRLTIEVFVLGSLAIMGLYHLVLFYLRKEEKSVLYFGILCLVYCFRALSTGENLIQVIFPGLDYTIHSKIVYLSFYLTVPMFAAFFYSLFAAVFNRYAYYAILSIGGLASAVVLITNPSFFTASIDAYYLFTFISFFYGFYVLISALLQKRNGALLLLNGLLIFFAVFVQDTLYNKRIINTGYFSPIGLLAMLFTHAYLLARRYSQAFGAIVDLTKTLDKTNTSYGLFVPREFLKILNERSFIDVKLGDTAEEEMTILYNEIRPYQFVSDQTSAKENFEFINSYLGKVGPLIRDKNGFIDKYFGDAFLSLFSQKSEDALESAIEIQGILREINILRAGKGKEAIKVGTGLHRGSIVLGTIGESERMEGAVISASVTLATRVGQLCRMFESSILMTDSVLFRLENPDGYHMRVLDRIQLKGHNSVVNVMEVFNGQPDLLLNLFMDTKEEFERGIANFRQRNFEEACVIFNRVLERNKLDQPARWYLEKSIHYCRFGSPNNWEGITILDV, from the coding sequence ATGAAACCGCAACGAATTCTTTTCTGCTGTTTTGTTTTTTTTATCCTTTCCTGTAACTGGACGATATCCGTATCGCTCCCTAAAGCGGAGAAAGGAATTTTAAACCTAAGCGATTGGGATTTTGATCAGAACGGCCCGGTATTATTAGAAGGAGAATTTCGTTTTTTATGGAAGAATTTCTCAAATGAACCGTGGACAGAAAATTCACCTTTTGCGACGGTACCGAAATCTTGGGTCAAGTTGACCGACTCGGAAGGAAATCATTTTCCATCGGAAGGTTATGCGACTTATTTTTTAAAGATCCGGTTGCCCGAATCTTCATTGGGTCAGGAATTAGCCCTTCAATCGGACATTTCCGAAACCGCTTATGAAGTTTATATCAATTCTAAAAAAATCGGATCAATCGGAAAGATCGCGACCAACGCCGAGAATTCCAAGCCCGAATGGAACAAAAAGATTTTTTCTTTTTCAAGCACGGAACGGGAGATCGTTCTCAAAATTCTAATATCCAATTTTCATCATGCAAGAGGCGGGCTCACCGGAAAATTTTTCTTGGGAAAAAGTTCTTCGGTGCAGTCGATTCGCGAGAAAAGACTTACGATCGAAGTTTTTGTTTTAGGTAGTTTGGCCATTATGGGTCTTTATCATTTGGTGCTTTTTTATTTGAGAAAGGAGGAGAAGTCGGTTCTTTATTTCGGAATTCTTTGTCTTGTATATTGTTTTCGCGCTTTGAGCACGGGAGAAAATCTAATTCAAGTTATATTTCCAGGTTTGGATTATACGATTCATTCTAAGATTGTCTATCTTTCTTTTTATCTTACAGTTCCCATGTTCGCCGCTTTTTTTTATTCATTGTTTGCGGCGGTGTTCAATCGTTATGCATACTATGCGATTCTTTCTATTGGAGGTTTGGCTTCCGCAGTTGTTTTGATCACAAACCCTTCTTTTTTTACCGCTTCGATAGACGCGTATTATCTTTTTACTTTTATATCTTTTTTTTACGGATTTTATGTTTTAATTTCCGCGCTTCTACAAAAAAGAAACGGAGCTCTTCTTTTATTAAATGGATTACTGATCTTTTTCGCTGTTTTTGTGCAGGATACTCTTTACAATAAAAGAATCATCAACACAGGATATTTCTCACCGATCGGATTGCTCGCGATGTTGTTTACTCACGCTTATCTTTTGGCGCGTCGCTATTCCCAGGCATTTGGAGCGATTGTCGATTTGACAAAAACGCTCGATAAAACAAACACTTCATACGGTCTTTTTGTTCCGAGAGAATTTCTCAAAATTCTCAACGAACGTAGTTTTATAGATGTCAAGCTCGGAGATACAGCTGAAGAGGAGATGACAATTCTTTACAATGAAATTCGGCCGTATCAGTTCGTATCCGATCAGACCTCCGCAAAGGAGAATTTTGAATTTATCAATTCTTATCTCGGTAAAGTCGGTCCTCTGATTCGTGATAAGAACGGTTTTATCGATAAATATTTCGGAGATGCATTCCTATCCTTATTCTCTCAAAAATCCGAGGATGCTTTGGAAAGCGCCATTGAAATCCAAGGTATATTAAGAGAAATTAATATACTGAGGGCCGGAAAAGGCAAAGAGGCTATCAAAGTAGGCACAGGGTTGCATCGTGGTTCGATCGTTTTAGGAACGATTGGAGAGTCCGAACGTATGGAAGGAGCTGTGATTTCAGCTTCAGTGACTCTTGCTACTCGTGTCGGGCAGCTTTGTCGTATGTTTGAATCCTCGATTTTGATGACGGATAGCGTCTTGTTTCGTTTGGAAAATCCGGACGGATATCACATGAGAGTTTTGGATCGAATTCAGCTCAAAGGTCATAATTCGGTCGTAAATGTCATGGAGGTATTTAACGGACAACCGGATCTTCTTCTCAATTTATTTATGGATACAAAAGAGGAATTCGAAAGGGGAATCGCAAATTTCAGACAAAGAAATTTCGAGGAAGCCTGCGTGATTTTTAATCGGGTTTTAGAAAGAAATAAATTGGATCAGCCCGCCCGTTGGTATCTCGAAAAATCGATTCATTATTGCAGATTCGGTTCTCCGAACAATTGGGAAGGTATAACCATATTGGACGTATAG
- a CDS encoding adenylate/guanylate cyclase domain-containing protein codes for MLSTRHVMTSSSHEKEIYSDYLETEINSTLRRVSFYSSTMGVASAIALILLQKFGFVSQMQVPILWALIGGGFSFIFYLLAKFKLAKGMKIYFVILFYSTIPGILYVLAEIYLPLGAATYITGPASYLYFFMVILSGFAMNERLSIFSGAYCGIQYLMFFLLSREGVMEMQSKDTLQWHDLTDPPIYFFKSMMMIFSGLVVGVLVRNTKKLLSEVLEREKEKSKLSRLFGQFVSEEVKEKLLKDGVTDRTEKKRVLVLFSDLRSFTSLSEKSDPERLILQLNEYFDRMADCITRNGGTIDKFIGDAIMAVFGGLVDVEFPADAAIQTALEMHKELHSLNQEWALSNFPILESGIGLHYGEVVQGTIGSKNRMDFTVIGDSVNIASRIEGLCSSLQKNILLSSTVYDLLADRNRPLCESLGKFKVKGRETEIDLYSLNLR; via the coding sequence TTGTTATCTACTCGCCACGTTATGACCTCAAGCTCTCACGAAAAAGAAATCTATTCGGATTATTTAGAAACCGAGATCAATTCCACTCTACGCAGGGTTAGTTTTTATTCCTCTACGATGGGAGTTGCCTCCGCGATCGCGTTGATTCTCCTGCAAAAATTTGGGTTTGTTTCTCAAATGCAAGTTCCGATTCTTTGGGCTTTGATCGGAGGAGGTTTCTCTTTTATCTTTTATCTTCTCGCAAAGTTCAAGTTGGCGAAAGGAATGAAGATTTATTTTGTCATCTTATTCTATTCTACAATCCCAGGAATTTTATATGTGCTAGCGGAAATTTATCTTCCTTTGGGTGCGGCGACTTATATCACGGGCCCTGCTTCTTATCTGTATTTTTTTATGGTGATTCTATCCGGATTTGCGATGAACGAACGTCTTTCCATTTTCTCCGGGGCTTATTGCGGAATTCAATATCTGATGTTCTTCCTGTTATCGAGAGAAGGGGTCATGGAGATGCAGTCGAAAGATACGTTGCAATGGCACGACCTTACGGATCCTCCGATTTATTTTTTTAAATCCATGATGATGATTTTTTCCGGACTTGTAGTCGGGGTCTTGGTTCGAAACACCAAAAAACTTTTATCGGAAGTATTGGAAAGAGAAAAGGAAAAATCGAAACTCTCGAGACTTTTTGGACAGTTCGTATCGGAAGAAGTCAAAGAAAAACTTTTGAAGGACGGTGTAACGGACCGAACCGAGAAAAAAAGAGTTCTTGTTTTGTTTTCAGATCTGAGATCATTCACATCTCTGAGCGAAAAATCGGATCCGGAAAGATTGATCCTTCAGCTCAACGAATACTTTGATCGAATGGCGGACTGTATCACTCGAAATGGCGGCACCATCGATAAGTTTATCGGTGATGCGATCATGGCGGTTTTTGGAGGACTCGTCGACGTGGAATTTCCGGCTGATGCCGCGATTCAAACCGCATTGGAGATGCACAAAGAATTACACTCGCTCAATCAAGAATGGGCGCTTTCCAATTTTCCGATTTTAGAATCCGGAATTGGATTGCATTACGGAGAAGTCGTTCAAGGAACGATTGGTTCTAAAAATCGTATGGATTTTACGGTTATTGGAGATTCGGTAAACATAGCTTCGAGAATCGAAGGTCTTTGTTCCTCTTTACAAAAGAATATTTTACTATCTTCCACGGTATATGATCTTCTTGCCGATCGGAATCGCCCGTTATGCGAATCTTTGGGTAAATTCAAGGTAAAAGGCAGAGAAACCGAAATCGATTTATACAGTTTGAATCTTCGTTGA
- a CDS encoding SpoIIE family protein phosphatase — MTNFLRLNHYSIGYISGTMFSIFLLIYLLSLKEKSKHTWLLVGYFFFTLLFNFGFVLRATIFTPEIAKPACFLIALYTCFANLVLISFIYSFPRNRYKKESYIVFFILILTGSFGYAYYILENLNSTIIYNFDTQLYEFQTPLSTAPMGILHFLTLLWILVVIIRKTIGEEREFRNEKIDTNNRFFCLLSPNARILRSFGWAVLLHTCFSGIYVLYATKNIPFAYFQFILTTATSLQLFIYTVIYLNNSPQPSSFMIKIVGLTLVSTLTILSIVSRITLQIYETYFDEVRNMEVKTILKNIRTLDKIGPPESVLYISSRPKDSGLFATSGFKIEYKTLDTIRENVLFQSEIQEIGKYLSQSPKRTSSTKETWKDHYEIDETSVFPISKRLYRSLKLANGKTILSIRYLIQNDDSVYEIAYPFSYYSEALHFIVFKMIALIFFTALLILLLFPYLFHGGLIRPLMALLSGVKEVNEGKYKVAVPVQAEDEIGFLSRSFNHMVESIHSTQEKLREFTESLEEKVVERTNELRQSLDVVQELKTKQDADYYLTSLLIQPLAQNKSDSDNVFVEFLTEQKKKFQFKRWSSEIGGDLCVSSKITLRGKSYTAILNGDAMGKSMQGAGGALVLGSVFKAILERSRYLDVMNLFPEHWLKNTFIELHNIFTSFDGTMLASGFISLLDDESGFLYYINAAHPLPVYYRSKVANFLPHRFFYRKLGMPINMQTSLHINTFQFRPEDVLIIGSDGRDDILIQENDEATMNEDEEFFLHCVERGNGILQNIIEEIKLAGEITDDISLIRVEYKLATDLEAIDLENSNKIYSQALQEFKRRNYENAISLLEPISEDPIYQQNKKVLKLLANTYVQKNEYRKAVDAALRYSNISPDDLDCLFLISKCYKNLDNLKRAADFGERIRLRNPEHKQNLIHLSEIYQNSGDSDRAKALIHEAKRYQSDESHNEG; from the coding sequence ATGACGAATTTTCTCCGGCTGAATCACTATTCGATAGGTTATATATCCGGGACGATGTTTTCCATATTCCTCCTGATATACCTTTTGAGTTTAAAGGAGAAATCAAAACATACCTGGCTTTTAGTCGGATATTTCTTTTTTACGTTGCTCTTTAATTTTGGATTCGTTTTAAGAGCGACCATTTTTACTCCTGAAATTGCAAAACCCGCGTGTTTTCTCATCGCACTCTATACTTGTTTCGCAAATTTAGTATTGATCTCTTTTATCTATTCTTTCCCTAGAAACCGTTACAAAAAAGAATCCTACATCGTATTTTTTATACTTATCCTAACGGGAAGTTTTGGATACGCATATTATATATTAGAAAATTTGAATTCTACAATCATATATAACTTTGACACGCAACTTTATGAATTCCAAACACCACTGTCAACAGCACCGATGGGCATATTACACTTTCTTACGCTTTTATGGATTTTAGTCGTCATCATTCGTAAAACAATCGGAGAAGAAAGGGAATTTAGAAACGAAAAAATAGACACGAACAATCGATTTTTTTGTCTTTTGAGTCCCAACGCAAGAATACTCCGCTCTTTTGGTTGGGCGGTATTGTTGCATACTTGTTTTTCGGGAATCTATGTTCTTTATGCAACGAAGAATATCCCATTTGCATATTTCCAATTTATACTAACCACGGCGACGAGCCTACAACTCTTTATTTATACGGTAATTTATCTAAACAATTCTCCGCAACCGTCTTCATTTATGATAAAGATCGTAGGTTTAACTTTGGTTTCCACTCTTACGATTCTAAGCATCGTTTCAAGAATAACGCTTCAAATCTACGAAACATATTTCGATGAGGTTCGAAATATGGAAGTAAAAACAATTTTAAAAAATATTCGAACATTGGATAAAATAGGTCCTCCGGAAAGTGTTCTTTATATCTCATCCCGGCCCAAAGACAGCGGATTATTTGCCACTTCGGGTTTTAAGATCGAATACAAAACGCTCGATACAATTCGAGAAAATGTTTTGTTTCAAAGCGAAATCCAGGAAATCGGTAAATATCTGAGTCAATCTCCAAAAAGAACCTCTTCAACAAAGGAAACGTGGAAAGATCATTATGAAATCGACGAAACTTCCGTTTTTCCAATATCAAAACGATTGTATCGTTCTCTAAAACTTGCAAACGGAAAAACGATCTTATCGATCCGTTATCTGATTCAGAACGACGATTCCGTCTATGAGATCGCATATCCGTTTTCCTATTACTCGGAAGCGCTACACTTTATCGTTTTCAAGATGATCGCGCTTATTTTTTTCACAGCGCTCTTGATTCTCCTGCTCTTCCCTTATCTTTTTCACGGCGGACTGATTCGCCCTCTTATGGCGCTTTTAAGCGGAGTAAAGGAAGTCAACGAAGGAAAATACAAGGTAGCGGTTCCAGTCCAGGCAGAAGATGAAATCGGATTCTTATCGAGATCGTTTAATCATATGGTCGAATCCATTCATTCCACTCAGGAAAAACTCAGGGAGTTTACCGAATCTTTGGAGGAAAAGGTTGTCGAAAGAACAAACGAATTACGACAAAGTTTAGATGTTGTGCAGGAATTAAAAACAAAACAAGACGCCGACTATTATCTAACCTCGCTTTTAATCCAACCGCTTGCACAAAACAAATCCGATTCTGATAACGTTTTTGTAGAATTTTTAACCGAGCAAAAAAAGAAATTTCAGTTCAAACGCTGGTCTTCGGAAATCGGGGGGGACCTTTGTGTTTCCAGTAAAATAACGTTGAGGGGAAAAAGTTATACGGCGATTCTAAACGGCGACGCGATGGGAAAATCAATGCAAGGTGCGGGAGGAGCATTGGTATTAGGTTCGGTTTTTAAAGCAATCCTGGAACGTTCGCGATATTTGGATGTGATGAATTTATTTCCCGAACATTGGCTTAAAAATACGTTTATCGAACTTCACAATATTTTTACGAGCTTTGACGGCACCATGTTAGCTTCCGGATTTATATCTCTTCTCGACGATGAATCCGGATTCTTATATTATATCAATGCGGCACATCCTTTGCCGGTTTACTACCGTAGCAAAGTTGCAAACTTTCTTCCTCATCGTTTTTTTTACAGAAAACTCGGAATGCCGATCAATATGCAAACAAGCCTTCACATCAATACGTTTCAGTTTCGACCGGAAGATGTTTTGATTATCGGTTCGGACGGACGCGACGATATCCTTATTCAGGAAAACGATGAAGCAACCATGAATGAAGATGAAGAATTCTTTTTACATTGTGTGGAAAGAGGAAACGGAATCCTTCAAAATATCATAGAGGAAATCAAACTCGCAGGAGAAATAACGGACGATATTTCTCTCATCCGAGTGGAATACAAATTAGCGACCGATCTCGAAGCGATAGATCTCGAAAATTCAAACAAAATCTATTCCCAAGCACTGCAAGAATTCAAGCGAAGAAATTACGAAAATGCGATTTCACTTCTCGAACCAATTTCAGAAGATCCGATCTATCAGCAAAATAAAAAAGTCCTCAAACTTCTCGCAAACACATACGTTCAAAAAAACGAATATCGTAAAGCCGTGGATGCAGCTTTACGTTACAGCAATATCTCGCCGGACGATTTGGATTGTCTTTTTCTCATATCAAAGTGTTATAAGAATTTAGATAATTTAAAGCGAGCCGCCGATTTTGGAGAACGAATTAGACTCAGAAATCCAGAGCATAAACAAAACTTAATACATCTTTCCGAAATTTATCAAAATTCGGGAGATTCTGACAGAGCAAAAGCGTTGATCCATGAGGCAAAACGCTACCAAAGCGATGAAAGTCATAACGAAGGATAG